The following proteins are encoded in a genomic region of Mycobacterium kiyosense:
- a CDS encoding hypothetical protein (frameshifted, insertion at around 6072805, deletion at around 6072934,6072937,6072940,6072880, 6072663,6072922,6072669,607 2671): MSSFLVVDTDVLAAASADAAKIGSAVRSAAASVAPATISVLPAAADEVSAAVSTWFSEFGQEFQTVGAQVGLAHERFVQALNSSAGAYAGAEAAAVAPLQTLLDVINAPTEWLFGRPLIGNGADGAAGTGQAGGDGGFLWGNGGAGGSGGLGRPAVRADRRGCSGAVAPGSRRKRRQRWGRRRRRGRGAGGWWSPAGPAVSAETGRTARREPAVPGAQAVPGVPGARCCSGSADTAEPAARGGEPHRSCLGRQRRLRRHRFRRWRGWPRRRGRGQLGVVRSRRGRRIGR; encoded by the coding sequence GTGTCTTCATTCTTGGTTGTCGATACGGATGTGCTGGCTGCGGCGTCGGCGGACGCCGCCAAGATCGGTTCGGCGGTGAGGTCGGCGGCGGCGTCGGTGGCTCCGGCCACGATCAGTGTGCTGCCGGCGGCTGCCGACGAGGTGTCGGCCGCGGTGTCGACTTGGTTCAGCGAATTCGGGCAGGAGTTCCAGACCGTCGGTGCGCAAGTGGGTCTGGCACACGAACGCTTCGTGCAAGCGCTGAACTCGAGTGCCGGCGCGTATGCCGGGGCCGAGGCGGCCGCCGTGGCGCCGTTGCAGACGTTGCTGGACGTGATCAATGCGCCGACGGAGTGGTTGTTTGGGCGCCCGTTGATCGGTAACGGAGCCGACGGCGCCGCGGGCACTGGGCAGGCCGGTGGCGACGGCGGCTTCTTGTGGGGCAACGGTGGTGCCGGCGGTTCGGGCGGGCTGGGCAGGCCGGCGGTAAGGGCGGATCGGCGGGGCTGCTCGGGCGCGGTGGCGCCGGGGAGCAGGCGGAAACGGCGTCAACGGTGGGGCCGGCGGCGCCGGCGGGGCCGGGGAGCCGGCGGCTGGTGGAGCCCGGCGGGGCCGGCGGTATCGGCGGAAACGGGGCGGACAGCACGACGGGAGCCGGCGGTGCCGGGGGCGCAGGCGGTGCCGGGGGTGCCGGGCGCTCGCTGCTGTTCGGGATCGGCGGACACGGCGGAGCCGGCGGCTCGGGGCGGCGAGCCTCACCGTAGCTGCCTCGGGCGTCAACGGCGCCTCCGGCGACACCGGTTTCGCCGGTGGCGCGGGTGGCCGCGGCGGCGCGGGCGGGGCCAGTTGGGGGTTGTTCGGTCACGGCGGGGCCGGCGGATTGGGCGGTGA
- a CDS encoding hypothetical protein (frameshifted, insertion at around 6067342, deletion at around 6067221) — translation MALYRKYRPATFAEVVGQEHVTEPLSVALQAGRINHAYLFSGPRGCGKTSSARILARSLNCAEGPTPTPCGVCDSCQALAPNAPGSIDVVELDAASHGGVDDTRELRDRAFYAPAQSRYRVFIVDEAHMVTTAGFNALLKIVEEPPEHLIFIFATTEPEKVLPTIRSRTHHYPFRLLPPRTMRGLIGRICEQEGVVVDDAVYPLVIRAGGGSPRDTLSVLDQLVAGSDGGRVSYQRALGLLGATDVALIDDAVDALAAGDAAALFGAVESVIDAGHDPRRFATDLLERFRDLILLQAVPDAVSRGVVDAPEDVLDRMREQAARLGPATLTRYAEVVQAGLGEMRGATAPRLLLEVVCARLLLPSATDTESALLQRVERIETRLAMSIPAADGAAEPSVPAYVPPTRPAPVRRSVAAQQPPTQRPTSAPPAPPQAATPPPPTAPPPPAPEPKPAPAPATANPAAAPGEPMPPRCAACGRPSATRCASAAEPPR, via the coding sequence GTGGCTCTCTACCGCAAGTATCGACCGGCAACCTTCGCCGAGGTGGTGGGGCAGGAGCACGTCACCGAGCCGTTGTCGGTGGCCCTGCAAGCGGGCCGGATCAACCACGCCTACCTGTTCTCCGGCCCGCGGGGCTGCGGCAAGACGTCCTCGGCGCGGATCCTGGCCCGGTCGCTGAACTGCGCCGAAGGCCCGACGCCGACCCCCTGCGGTGTCTGCGATTCCTGTCAGGCGCTGGCCCCCAATGCCCCCGGCAGCATCGACGTGGTCGAGCTGGACGCCGCCAGCCACGGCGGCGTCGACGACACCCGCGAACTGCGCGACCGCGCCTTCTATGCGCCGGCCCAGTCCCGCTATCGGGTGTTCATCGTCGACGAGGCGCACATGGTGACCACGGCGGGCTTCAACGCGTTGCTCAAGATCGTCGAGGAGCCGCCCGAACACCTCATCTTCATCTTCGCCACCACCGAGCCGGAGAAGGTGCTGCCCACCATCCGATCCCGCACCCATCACTACCCGTTCCGCCTGCTGCCGCCGCGCACCATGCGGGGCCTCATCGGGCGGATCTGCGAGCAGGAAGGCGTCGTCGTCGACGACGCGGTCTACCCACTGGTCATCCGCGCCGGCGGGGGCTCGCCCCGCGACACCCTGTCGGTGCTGGATCAGTTGGTAGCCGGATCGGACGGCGGCCGGGTCAGCTACCAGCGGGCCCTGGGACTGCTCGGCGCCACCGACGTCGCGCTGATCGACGACGCCGTCGACGCACTCGCCGCCGGGGACGCTGCGGCGCTTTTCGGAGCCGTCGAATCGGTGATCGACGCCGGGCACGACCCCCGGCGGTTCGCCACCGACCTGCTGGAGCGTTTCCGCGACCTCATCCTGCTGCAGGCGGTTCCCGATGCGGTGTCGCGCGGTGTGGTCGACGCGCCCGAGGACGTGCTGGACCGGATGCGCGAGCAGGCGGCCCGGCTGGGGCCGGCGACGCTGACCCGCTACGCCGAGGTCGTCCAGGCCGGCCTGGGTGAGATGCGCGGCGCGACGGCGCCGCGGCTGCTGTTGGAGGTGGTGTGCGCGCGGCTGTTGTTGCCGTCGGCCACGGACACCGAGTCGGCGTTGCTGCAGCGTGTCGAACGCATCGAGACGCGGTTGGCGATGTCGATTCCGGCCGCCGACGGTGCCGCGGAGCCCAGCGTGCCCGCGTATGTGCCGCCGACCCGTCCCGCGCCCGTCCGGCGCTCTGTCGCCGCTCAACAGCCCCCGACACAACGGCCCACCTCAGCGCCGCCCGCCCCGCCGCAGGCCGCAACGCCGCCGCCGCCCACCGCGCCACCACCACCCGCGCCCGAACCCAAACCTGCCCCGGCCCCGGCAACCGCGAACCCGGCCGCGGCGCCGGGTGAGCCAATGCCGCCGCGGTGCGCAGCATGTGGCCGACCGTCCGCGACAAGGTGCGCGAGCGCAGCCGAACCACCGCGGTGA
- the dnaQ gene encoding DNA polymerase III subunit epsilon, with product MHRISWGRPAREPDGGWAVIDVETSGFRPGQARILSIAALGLDADGRVEQSVVSLLNPGVDPGPTHVHGLTAAMLEDQPQFAEIVDDVIEVLRGRTLVAHNVAFDYSFLAAEAEMARAVLPVDSVMCTVELARRLDLGVENLRLETLAAHWGVTQERPHDAFDDAMVLTGVLASALQRARDRDIWLPVHPVTRSRWPNGRVTHDELRPLKALAARMPCPYLNPGRYVSGRPLVQGMRVALATEVRRTHEELVERMLHAGLAYSDDVDNATSLVVCNDDAPVQGKGYHARQLGVPVVSDAQFMDGVSSVVGGRSMEQFADVTTADEQFVLF from the coding sequence ATGCACCGGATTTCCTGGGGCCGGCCCGCACGGGAGCCGGACGGGGGATGGGCCGTCATCGATGTCGAGACCTCGGGCTTCCGTCCGGGTCAAGCGCGGATCCTCAGCATCGCCGCGCTGGGCCTCGACGCCGACGGCCGGGTGGAGCAGTCCGTGGTCAGCCTGCTCAATCCGGGTGTGGACCCGGGGCCCACGCACGTGCACGGGCTGACGGCCGCGATGCTCGAGGACCAGCCGCAGTTCGCCGAGATCGTCGACGACGTGATCGAGGTGCTGCGCGGCCGGACGCTGGTGGCACACAACGTCGCCTTCGACTACTCGTTCCTGGCGGCCGAGGCGGAGATGGCGCGGGCCGTGCTGCCGGTGGACTCGGTGATGTGCACGGTGGAGTTGGCTCGGCGCCTGGACCTCGGCGTCGAGAACCTGCGGCTGGAGACGCTGGCAGCGCATTGGGGTGTCACCCAGGAACGTCCGCACGACGCGTTCGACGACGCGATGGTGTTGACCGGCGTGCTGGCGTCGGCGTTGCAGCGAGCCCGTGACCGCGACATCTGGCTGCCGGTGCACCCGGTGACCCGCAGCCGCTGGCCCAACGGCCGGGTGACCCACGACGAGCTGCGGCCGCTGAAGGCCCTGGCCGCCCGGATGCCCTGCCCGTATCTGAACCCGGGTCGCTACGTCTCGGGCCGGCCGCTGGTGCAGGGCATGCGGGTGGCGCTGGCCACCGAGGTGCGCCGGACCCACGAAGAACTCGTCGAGCGGATGTTGCACGCCGGCCTGGCCTACAGCGACGACGTCGACAACGCGACCTCGCTGGTGGTCTGCAACGACGACGCACCCGTGCAGGGCAAGGGTTACCACGCGCGCCAGCTGGGTGTTCCGGTGGTTTCTGACGCGCAGTTCATGGACGGAGTGAGTTCCGTCGTCGGTGGCCGCAGCATGGAACAGTTCGCCGACGTCACGACGGCCGACGAGCAGTTTGTCCTGTTCTGA
- the recR gene encoding recombination protein RecR, with translation MFEGPVQDLIDELGKLPGIGPKSAQRIAFHLLSVEPPDIDRLTAVLGKVRDGVRFCAVCGNVSDDERCRICADPRRDGSLVCVVEEPKDIQAVERTREFRGRYHVLGGALDPLSGIGPEQLRIRELLTRIGERVDDVDITEVIIATDPNTEGEATATYLVRMLRDIPGLTVSRIASGLPMGGDLEFADELTLGRALTGRRAMV, from the coding sequence ATGTTTGAGGGGCCCGTTCAGGATCTGATCGACGAACTCGGCAAACTGCCGGGCATCGGACCCAAGAGCGCGCAGCGCATCGCCTTTCATCTGCTGTCGGTGGAACCGCCGGACATCGATCGCCTGACGGCCGTCTTGGGCAAGGTTCGCGACGGGGTGCGGTTCTGCGCGGTCTGCGGCAACGTGTCCGACGACGAGCGGTGCCGGATCTGCGCCGACCCGCGCCGGGATGGCTCGCTGGTGTGCGTGGTCGAGGAGCCCAAGGACATCCAGGCGGTCGAACGCACCCGCGAATTCCGCGGCCGCTACCACGTGTTGGGTGGGGCGCTGGATCCGTTGTCGGGGATCGGTCCCGAGCAGCTGCGCATCCGCGAGCTGCTGACCCGCATCGGCGAGCGGGTCGACGACGTCGACATCACCGAGGTGATCATCGCCACCGACCCCAACACCGAGGGCGAAGCGACGGCCACCTATCTGGTGCGGATGCTGCGCGACATCCCGGGCCTGACCGTCTCGCGGATCGCGTCCGGGCTGCCGATGGGTGGTGATTTGGAGTTCGCCGACGAATTGACCTTGGGTAGGGCGCTCACCGGTCGCCGCGCCATGGTCTGA
- a CDS encoding nucleoid-associated protein, with the protein MQPGGDMSQLLAQAQQMQQKLLEAQQQLANSEVHGQAGGGLVQVVVKGSGEVIAVKIDPKVVDPSDIETLQDLIVGAMGDASKQVTRMAQERLGALAGGMRPPAAPTPPGPPPPQVPGV; encoded by the coding sequence ATGCAACCCGGAGGCGATATGTCGCAGCTGCTGGCGCAGGCGCAGCAGATGCAGCAGAAACTGCTCGAGGCCCAGCAGCAGCTGGCAAACTCCGAGGTGCACGGTCAAGCCGGCGGCGGGCTGGTCCAGGTCGTCGTCAAAGGCAGCGGTGAGGTTATCGCCGTGAAGATCGATCCCAAGGTGGTCGACCCCAGCGACATCGAAACCCTGCAGGATCTCATCGTCGGTGCGATGGGCGACGCCTCCAAGCAGGTCACCCGGATGGCCCAGGAACGGCTGGGTGCGCTGGCCGGCGGCATGCGCCCGCCCGCCGCTCCCACGCCGCCGGGGCCGCCGCCGCCCCAAGTGCCGGGTGTCTGA
- a CDS encoding hypothetical protein (frameshifted, insertion at around 6067342, deletion at around 6067221) codes for MRSMWPTVRDKVRERSRTTAVMLSGATVLRVEGDTLVLTHEAAPLAKRLSEQRNADVIVEALKDALGVNWRVRCETGPPAAAEIAPPPTVEEPAPAVVAVPDEDEESMLAEVGRSDPSEPRRDPEEVALELLQNELGARRIDG; via the coding sequence GTGCGCAGCATGTGGCCGACCGTCCGCGACAAGGTGCGCGAGCGCAGCCGAACCACCGCGGTGATGCTCTCGGGAGCCACAGTGTTGAGGGTCGAAGGCGACACGTTGGTGCTGACCCACGAAGCGGCGCCGCTGGCCAAACGGCTGTCCGAACAGCGCAATGCCGACGTGATCGTCGAGGCGCTCAAGGATGCCCTGGGCGTGAATTGGCGGGTGCGCTGTGAGACCGGTCCGCCGGCGGCGGCCGAGATCGCGCCACCGCCCACGGTCGAGGAGCCGGCACCCGCGGTGGTCGCCGTACCGGACGAGGACGAAGAGAGCATGCTCGCCGAGGTCGGTCGCAGCGACCCGTCCGAGCCGCGACGCGACCCCGAGGAGGTCGCATTGGAGCTGTTGCAGAACGAATTGGGCGCGCGCCGCATCGACGGTTAG
- the leuA gene encoding 2-isopropylmalate synthase, whose product MTTNPDAYVSARTVIKPAGPPRPGQPSWNPQRGSAMPVNRYRPFAEEVEPIRLPDRTWPDRVIEHAPLWCAVDLRDGNQALIDPMSPARKRRMFDLLVGMGYKEIEVGFPSASQTDYDFVREIITDGAIPDDVTIQVLTQCRPELIERTFQACDGAPQAIVHFYNSTSILQRRVVFRADRAAVQKIATDGARMCVEEAVKHPGTRWRFEYSPESYTGTELEYARDVCNAVGEVIQPTPDNPIIFNLPATVEMATPNVYADSIEWMSRNLANRQSVILSLHPHNDRGTAVAAAELGYQAGADRIEGCLFGNGERTGNVCLVTLGLNLFSRGVDPQIDFSNIDEIRRTVEYCNQLPVHERHPYGGDLVYTAFSGSHQDAINKGLDQMKIDADAADADVEDILWQVPYLPIDPKDVGRTYEAVIRVNSQSGKGGVAYIMKADHGLALPRRLQIEFSQVIQKMADGDGGEVSPKEMWEAFAEEYLAPIRPLERIKQRVDASEEDTGSTSIAATVKIDGVETEISGTGNGPLAAFVDALSTVGFDVAVLDYSEHAMSSGDDAQAAAYVEASVTGRGTSGPSGPADGKTVWGVGIAPSITTASLRAVVSAVNRALR is encoded by the coding sequence GTGACTACCAATCCAGACGCTTACGTCTCAGCTCGCACCGTCATCAAGCCCGCGGGACCCCCGCGACCCGGCCAGCCCTCGTGGAACCCCCAGCGCGGCAGCGCGATGCCGGTCAACAGGTATCGGCCGTTCGCCGAAGAAGTCGAACCCATCCGGCTGCCCGACCGGACCTGGCCCGACCGGGTCATCGAGCACGCGCCACTGTGGTGCGCGGTCGACCTGCGCGACGGCAACCAGGCGCTGATCGACCCGATGAGCCCGGCCCGCAAACGCCGCATGTTCGACCTGCTGGTCGGGATGGGCTACAAGGAGATCGAGGTCGGCTTCCCCTCGGCCAGCCAGACCGACTACGACTTCGTCCGCGAGATCATCACCGACGGCGCGATCCCCGACGATGTCACCATCCAGGTGCTGACCCAGTGCCGGCCCGAACTGATCGAGCGCACCTTCCAGGCGTGCGACGGAGCGCCGCAGGCAATCGTGCACTTCTACAACTCGACGTCGATCCTGCAGCGCCGGGTCGTCTTCCGCGCCGACCGCGCGGCAGTGCAGAAGATCGCCACCGACGGCGCCCGCATGTGCGTCGAGGAGGCCGTCAAGCATCCGGGCACCCGGTGGCGCTTCGAATACTCCCCGGAGTCCTACACCGGCACCGAGCTGGAATACGCCCGTGACGTGTGCAATGCGGTGGGCGAAGTCATCCAGCCGACCCCGGACAACCCGATCATCTTCAACCTGCCCGCCACCGTGGAGATGGCGACGCCCAACGTCTACGCCGACTCGATCGAGTGGATGAGCCGCAACCTGGCCAACCGCCAGTCCGTGATCCTGAGCCTGCATCCGCACAACGACCGCGGAACCGCCGTCGCCGCAGCCGAATTGGGTTACCAGGCCGGCGCCGACCGGATCGAGGGTTGCCTGTTCGGCAACGGCGAACGCACCGGCAACGTCTGCCTGGTGACGCTGGGGCTGAACCTGTTCTCCCGCGGGGTGGACCCGCAGATCGACTTCTCCAACATCGACGAGATCCGCCGCACAGTGGAGTACTGCAACCAGCTGCCGGTGCACGAACGCCACCCCTACGGCGGTGACCTGGTCTACACCGCGTTCTCCGGCAGCCACCAGGACGCCATCAACAAGGGCCTGGACCAGATGAAGATCGATGCGGACGCTGCCGACGCCGACGTCGAGGACATTCTCTGGCAGGTGCCGTACCTGCCGATCGATCCCAAAGACGTCGGGCGCACCTACGAGGCGGTAATTCGGGTCAACTCGCAGTCCGGCAAAGGCGGGGTGGCCTACATCATGAAGGCGGATCACGGCCTGGCCCTGCCGCGGCGACTGCAGATCGAGTTCTCGCAGGTGATCCAGAAGATGGCCGACGGTGATGGCGGCGAAGTCTCGCCCAAGGAAATGTGGGAGGCCTTCGCCGAGGAGTACCTGGCCCCGATCCGGCCGCTGGAGCGCATCAAGCAGCGGGTCGACGCCTCCGAGGAAGACACCGGCAGCACCAGCATCGCCGCGACGGTCAAGATCGACGGGGTGGAGACGGAGATCAGCGGCACCGGCAACGGGCCGTTGGCGGCGTTCGTCGACGCGCTGAGCACCGTCGGATTCGACGTGGCGGTGCTGGACTACAGCGAACACGCGATGAGCTCGGGCGACGACGCCCAGGCGGCTGCCTATGTGGAGGCTTCGGTTACGGGTCGAGGCACATCAGGCCCATCAGGCCCCGCGGACGGGAAGACGGTGTGGGGTGTCGGTATCGCTCCGTCGATCACCACCGCCTCGCTGCGCGCTGTGGTGTCGGCGGTGAACCGCGCCCTGCGCTAG
- the cobQ2 gene encoding glutamine amidotransferase, whose protein sequence is MADSTVRIGLVLPDVMGTYGDGGNAVVLRQRLLLRGIPAEIVEITLADPVPDSLDLYTLGGAEDYAQRLATRHLIRYPGLQKAAGRGAPVLAICAAVQVLGHWYETSSGERVDGVGMLDATTSPQHQRTIGELLSRPLLSGLTQQLTGFENHRGGTVLGPAAAPLAAVTKGAGNRAGDGYDGVVQGSVVATYMHGPCLARNPELADLLLSHAVGELTPLELPEVELLRRERLAAR, encoded by the coding sequence ATGGCTGACTCGACCGTTCGCATCGGGCTGGTGCTGCCCGACGTGATGGGCACTTACGGCGACGGCGGTAACGCCGTGGTGTTACGTCAGCGGTTATTGCTGCGCGGCATCCCCGCCGAGATCGTCGAGATCACCCTGGCCGATCCGGTGCCCGACTCGCTGGACCTCTACACGCTGGGCGGCGCCGAGGACTACGCGCAACGGCTGGCCACCCGGCACCTGATCCGCTACCCGGGCCTGCAGAAAGCGGCCGGACGCGGTGCCCCGGTGCTGGCGATCTGCGCGGCCGTCCAGGTGCTCGGGCACTGGTATGAGACGTCGTCGGGAGAACGGGTGGACGGTGTCGGGATGCTGGACGCCACCACCTCGCCGCAACACCAGCGGACTATCGGCGAATTGTTGTCCAGGCCCTTGCTATCCGGACTGACCCAGCAGCTGACCGGTTTCGAGAACCACCGCGGTGGCACGGTGCTGGGTCCCGCGGCCGCCCCGCTGGCCGCCGTCACCAAGGGCGCCGGTAACCGGGCCGGCGACGGCTACGACGGCGTGGTCCAGGGCAGCGTGGTGGCTACCTACATGCACGGGCCATGTCTGGCCCGTAATCCGGAGCTGGCCGACCTACTGCTCTCCCACGCAGTCGGCGAGCTGACGCCGCTGGAACTGCCCGAGGTGGAACTGCTGCGTCGCGAACGGCTAGCCGCGCGTTAG
- a CDS encoding N-acetylmuramoyl-L-alanine amidase codes for MDVRLSLRVGIAVLLGALSAGLTPLHPTATAAPGSLAGMVVFIDPGHNGANDASISRQVPTGRGGTKDCQASGTSTNSGYPEHTFTWDTALRLRAALNALGVRTAMSRGNDNALGPCVDERANMANALHPNAIVSLHGDGGPASGRGFHVNYSSPPLNAAQAGPSVQFARVMRDQLQASGLTPATYIGQGGLYGRSDLAGLNLAQYPSILVELGNMKNPADSALMESAEGRQKYADALVRGVAGFLASQGQAR; via the coding sequence GTGGACGTCAGACTGAGCCTCCGTGTCGGGATCGCCGTACTGCTGGGGGCGCTGTCCGCCGGTCTCACACCGTTGCACCCCACCGCCACGGCCGCCCCCGGCAGCCTCGCCGGCATGGTGGTATTCATCGATCCGGGTCACAACGGCGCCAACGACGCGTCCATCTCGCGTCAGGTGCCGACCGGACGGGGCGGCACCAAGGACTGCCAGGCCAGCGGCACCTCGACCAACAGCGGATACCCGGAACACACCTTTACCTGGGACACCGCGCTGCGACTGCGGGCCGCGTTGAACGCGCTCGGTGTGCGGACCGCGATGTCCCGCGGCAACGACAACGCGCTGGGTCCCTGCGTGGACGAGCGCGCCAACATGGCCAATGCGTTGCACCCCAACGCGATCGTCAGCCTGCACGGCGACGGTGGGCCGGCGTCCGGGCGGGGATTTCACGTCAACTACTCCTCGCCGCCGCTGAACGCGGCTCAGGCCGGGCCGTCGGTGCAGTTCGCCCGCGTGATGCGCGATCAGCTGCAGGCCTCGGGCCTGACCCCGGCCACCTACATCGGCCAAGGCGGGCTGTACGGACGCTCGGATCTGGCCGGCCTGAACCTGGCGCAGTACCCGTCGATTCTCGTCGAGCTGGGCAACATGAAGAACCCGGCGGACTCGGCGCTGATGGAGTCGGCCGAAGGCCGGCAGAAATACGCCGACGCGCTGGTCCGCGGCGTCGCCGGCTTCCTGGCCTCGCAGGGCCAGGCGCGTTAG
- a CDS encoding ligase: MSGSKLPGVITARARLALAAGASARWASRVTGRGAGAMIGGLVAMSLDRSVLRQLGAGRRTVIVTGTNGKSTTTRMTAAALATLGPVATNAEGANMDAGLVAALAANRRAVLAALEVDEMHVPHVSDAVEPTAIVLLNLSRDQLDRVGEINVIERALRAGLARHPDAIIVANCDDVLMASAAYDSPNVVWVAAGGSWANDSVSCPRSGEVIVRENGHWYSTGADFKRPSPHWWFDPEDGGKLYGPDGLTLPMRLALPGTVNRGNAAQAVAAAVALGADPTKAVAAVAGVDEVAGRYRTVQVGAHRVRMLLAKNPAGWQEALSMVDKHADGVVIAVNGQVPDGEDLSWLWDVRFEHFEETRVVAAGERGTDLAVRLGYAGVEHTLVHDTLAAIASCPPGRVEVVANYTAFLQLNRRLARHG; encoded by the coding sequence GTGTCGGGCTCTAAACTTCCCGGGGTGATCACCGCGCGCGCACGTCTGGCCCTGGCCGCCGGCGCGAGCGCGCGCTGGGCGTCGCGGGTCACCGGTCGCGGTGCGGGGGCCATGATCGGCGGCCTGGTGGCGATGAGCCTGGATCGCTCGGTGCTGCGCCAGTTGGGAGCCGGCCGGCGCACCGTCATCGTCACCGGCACCAACGGCAAGTCGACCACCACCCGGATGACCGCGGCGGCCCTGGCAACCCTGGGGCCAGTAGCCACCAACGCCGAAGGCGCCAACATGGACGCCGGGCTGGTGGCCGCGCTGGCCGCAAACCGGCGGGCCGTACTGGCCGCCCTGGAAGTGGACGAAATGCACGTCCCGCACGTTTCGGATGCGGTCGAGCCGACGGCCATCGTGCTGCTGAATCTGTCGCGCGACCAATTGGACCGGGTCGGTGAGATCAACGTCATCGAGCGGGCCCTGCGCGCCGGCCTGGCCCGACATCCGGACGCGATCATCGTGGCCAACTGCGACGACGTGCTGATGGCCTCGGCCGCCTACGACAGCCCGAATGTGGTGTGGGTGGCCGCCGGCGGATCGTGGGCCAACGACTCGGTCAGCTGCCCACGCAGCGGTGAAGTGATCGTGCGGGAAAACGGGCACTGGTACTCCACCGGCGCCGATTTCAAGCGGCCCAGCCCGCACTGGTGGTTCGACCCGGAGGACGGCGGGAAGCTGTACGGACCCGACGGGCTGACCCTGCCGATGCGGCTGGCACTGCCCGGAACGGTCAACCGCGGCAACGCCGCCCAAGCGGTCGCCGCCGCCGTCGCATTGGGCGCCGACCCCACCAAAGCCGTGGCCGCGGTGGCCGGCGTCGACGAGGTGGCGGGGCGGTACCGCACTGTTCAGGTCGGCGCCCATCGGGTGCGGATGCTGCTGGCCAAGAACCCGGCCGGTTGGCAGGAAGCGCTGTCGATGGTGGACAAGCATGCCGACGGCGTGGTGATCGCGGTCAACGGGCAGGTGCCCGACGGGGAAGACCTGTCCTGGCTGTGGGATGTCCGGTTCGAGCATTTCGAGGAGACCCGCGTCGTCGCCGCCGGTGAGCGCGGCACCGACCTCGCGGTGCGGCTCGGGTACGCCGGCGTCGAACACACCCTGGTGCACGACACGCTTGCGGCCATCGCGTCCTGCCCGCCCGGGCGGGTCGAGGTGGTCGCCAACTACACCGCGTTCCTGCAGCTGAACCGCCGGTTGGCCCGTCATGGCTGA